The sequence below is a genomic window from Uranotaenia lowii strain MFRU-FL chromosome 2, ASM2978415v1, whole genome shotgun sequence.
ttgtttttttttttttttgttgtttttgataggagtttaacccgtttaggtcattcttcctcgatgaAAATGGTGTTTAACCCATTAGGGTCATTGGGGTGGTTTTTAGATCAGATTTTATGCAAAAGTTTGGCTTTCCGAAGGAAAGCCAGAACCTTGGTCTCTTCTTCCGGGCAGTTACTTAGAATTTCCCTTAGGCTTGTTGCAAGACGGCAGGTCTGTCTGATAAGATGGTATTGAGGACATGTAACCAAGATGTGTTTGATGGTGATTTCTGTGTCGCAGCATGGGCAGATTGGAGGGTGGCTTTTAGTCAAAAGATGTTCGTGTGTGAGGCGAGTGTGACCGATACGGAGACGGGTAAGAGCCCTTCTTTCATTTTGGGTCGGTCTGTCTGTCCATTTAACCGTGGAGTTTTTTATTTCACGCAACTTTGCATGGAGATTGGAGTTCCATTCGATGTCCCAGGATTCTTGTAGAGACCTTCTTATGAAGTTGAGGGCATCTTGTTGAGGAATGGCTATCGGCGGGGGATCCGAAAGCGTGGCTGCGGCTGCAAGTCGATCGGCGGCTTCGTTTCCGGGGATTCCGGCATGCCCCGGTACCCAGCAAAGGGTGATTTGCTTTTGGAGAGCTATTTTGGTGATGGTTGGTAGCCAAGGGTGTTTAATGTTGCCGTGTGACAAGGCGGAGAGCACACTGGCCGAATCACTGAAGATGACAGTTTTTGGATCGTATGTTTCAGCTGCTTTTAGTATTGCGAACGCCTCGGAGCTGAAGACCGAACATTGCGATGGGATAGGTAGACTTTCTTTACTTTGTTGGGATAGAAAACTCAGAAATACTTCATCGTAATCATAAattcacaatttaaaatttatttttcggattaattttacttcaaaacaaagaaaattgaaacgagcgaaaaaaaacacgaccgcactcCACCAAGGCTTGCTTTGATCCCCCACGTATAGCTGACTCATGGGAATTGAGCAAAAtgagtcacatacaacgtacttcttaatcacttttgcaacttccaagttcattaatgagtgcataaagttcattcaagggaattgggcagttgattctctttgtcagcaaaaatcagtgattgaattttgctgagcatgagttgatcaaccatctctcgctcaacgctttactcggaagcaaaggttgctttgaggcagcgaaaacgacaaaaccgatgatgtatacgctctcaacatggcccgccttcatgaagcaatatacattcgaggcagcgaatccaaaaaaacaaacgaatggctctcactcatctcctgttacaacgttgagggaaccgaattcaaaaggcagagcaaacccgagtctcctcgtttgtgcctggatcgaatgcgtgaggtttttctgctattgctattattgcacagcaaccgcacgcaggtaGCTAgtattttcgtttctttttcctcccccctccttgctccatacgttgcgggcctatacaatgcaataagttcggttgttgtcgttgttgcctcatcctttgcggcgaggttgaagatgttcttctcaacgacagctatcagcttgagtccatcaaaatcaataacgtaaatgagtatgtgtgcctcgtcttcttcatgcatcatgtagcaaccgaacgttgagagagtacGTTCGGGGCAGtaaacgaatagtgtctctcagagcagatcctcctcatggggggaggtttgaatgaatgtatacgtatcgtctcctgtatagctatgcgaagcctcaaagcgtgtattttgaatgcctctgatgagaaatttggtgaggatttcaatcactggccaaaatgtaactttcaaagtagatatgtgacttttggttacttgtaGAGTGTCCATGTTCCAGCCATTCTCCCGTTCCCGGGATCGGGATTCAAATTCGTTTCAATCATAGCTTATCGAACCACTCGTGCAAACAAacccataatttgttcaaaatgtactctttataatgttttttcaacttatttttatcaaatgaatcaaactgTTTTCGACAGTGATAAATTAAAACCAGTCAAACGAATTGTACAATATCCTGAATAAGttaaatgaagaattcattcatgtaattaggggttaaataattaaaaacatgatgtcttcttcatttttaagttttgaaattcatctggctttcaaagccagagggaaacaagtgcataaatgttactttcgagaaaacacaatctGCCTACCTGCTgcacgatttttcaaatatttttcgaagaGTTGTGGATTTTTGTTCAATGAAAACGGTGTGAAAATACATATGTTTAATCTATTTCAACTTATctatttggataaaaaaaattgcaccaagtggctgcaaaatgtctactgccacaggaatGGGCATATTAGTTTTGTatgactaaattttcaaaaagtacaATAAGGATGATGCCGGAGGCTTTCAGGCtttttcagagaaataatttcatacatgtcggtcattcccgggaatgaaactatgtTTCCCGGGAAtcagaaatttccaattttttcaaagtcCCGGGAATTTCATACCGCTACTTGGCTAGTAATTTGCCAAGAGTATACACCGGACAAATGAGTCCGTATGATACGTCCTGGGAGTTTTTCCGATTTCCGTTATAATACCAACTTCATCGTTTTCTACAAGTTGAGAAAAGATCCCTCGTTAAGACACTTCTGTAGCACCACTCTAAAAGCTTTCGGCCTTCAACACGAGTTTGGATTTTCATCCGAACAACGGGCTTTATTAGGCGCAAGTTTCTCAGTGAGAGCCATAAGTTCCCCGTACTGgcgttactggctcgatgtcgtggacTTCTGCGTCGTTAAGGGCTGATGGCCACTGCCTAacgatttcattcaattttttcggAAACTTTTCGGTCAGCGAGCTTAACTGAATCTCGCTAATGCAACTCAATAGACATTTTACCAGAGTGCATTCGATCCATATGCTGTAGCACACTATACTTGAGTGATTACGAAGATAACCACCCCTTGAAACGATAGAAGAGATTTTAAAGATTGGTACTAACATCTGCAACCATTCCTATCGATATAAGTTAATCGAGAGTTCGGATAATGACTAAGGATAAGAATTCTGGAACgacttgaatttttgtttattttgaggGCTCAACATTGAAAATTAGCAATATCGCGAATACAGCACCATGAGCAGCGAGCCTAACGTAATCCATTTAGCAGCCaaatcaataaactttaaacgtTTTATCTTCCGTCGAGCCTTCGGGAGCGAATCGTCCGTTTCCTTGAAAAGATACCGCCTTCCACCCAATATACACCGGATGTAGTACTCACTGAGCGGAATGTTCAAGTATTTCGTTGAAAATGATTCCCTGTAAAACAAAATAGGAATAAGGAATTTGAAAACAGTTTCCAAAAAAGAGGTGCTTATACCGGTCGCATTCTAAAAGATCGTGATACAAATTccggaaatttttcgttttaaaggTCCAgtcatttttgatgaaatattccAGAGCTATCTGAGTATAGAACATTTTCCTCGAAAGTCGTGTTGCTCTGTTGGAAAAAAGAATGACTATTTGACAACTATTTGTTTAGCGGAATACAAATATCACTTACAGCATCGTTTTCCCACTGATCTTCAGAACAATGTCAACCAGTACTGCCGGAAATAGTTGAAGAATCataaaaaagaaatggaaaacataaatattcgaaaaagcaacccctcccGGATACCAAACGGTCCTCACGAGAGGATTTTTCtcgtatagattttttccaTCGGTAACGATATATTTGTAGGGTACAGTCTTGTACCGTTCGGCAGCGCAATTGTAGATCGGAACATGTCCCCCGTCGAAGGGTTCCCGGGATCGTTTCCAGGCGGCTACCAGGATAGCCTTGATGCAAACATCCACGGGGATGCAGTTGAGTCTATTTTCGGGCGTTATAAAGCCAGCTCGCACAACTCCCATGCCACTTCCCACGAGCATACTGACTGGGCCGTTGAAGTTATCGATCCATCCAGGAATCGGTTCAGATTCGCTGTTCGTCACGACGGAAGGCCGGAAGATGACCAACGGAAGCTGCTGGCCATACTCGAGACAAATCTGTTCTGCCAGACCTTTGGTAAAAGTGTATGTATTGGGAGAAAAGCTGCTCATtctgaaaagtttaaaataacgTTGAAGATTTTGATCAACAATAGCATAGACAAATCTCAACTTACTTCAGAGCCAAGCTTTCCAGAATCTGCTCGTCGATATTTTCCGCCACCTCGATAGCCTTCCGCCAATCCATCTTAGGTGGGTAGATGCGTTCCTCGACGTCCATCACTTCCGGATTGCTGTAGGTAGTCGATACGTGTACTATAGCCTTCAGGTGTTTCAACGTTTTGCACAGCTCGAGCACCTCTCGCGTGCCACGTGTGTTAAGCTTGATCGCGCTCACTATCGGATCATCAAATCTAACCGAGGCTGCCGTGTGAAAAACAAACTGAACGTTTCCGATGCTCTCCAAACTTTTCTGATCCATCCCGAGGCCAAGCTCTGAGCAATCTCCATTGATGGGCACAATTTTATCCAGATTTTCCGGAAAAGTTTCCCGCAACTTATCGAACAACTAGAACAGATAAGAATATTTTCATCCAAAAATCATCTTTCGACCTCCACATCTCAAATCTACCCACAGGAATCTGCACCAGATCGGCGATCCTCTCGGAAGCAGGTTTTCCTCGCCGAGGTCTCAGCAGCACGAACAACTTCCCAACATCCGGACAGGATCGCAAAAGCTTCTCGATCAGCACTTTGCCCATAAAACCGGAACCACCGGTAATGAAAATGTCCGCACCGGCAAAAACATCCGGAATACTTTCTTCGATTGCCATCACGCGACGACTACGACGCCTTCCGAGCTACTTAGGCGTTTGGCAATGACACTGAACCTATGCCGTTAGTTTGATGACAAATTTATAAACTCGTTCGGCCAGTTTTCAAATTAGCTGGACACTGACCTGGTCGCCGAATTTTCGGTAGGTGGACCGTAAGGGGATCGATTTTCGCGAGGGAAAAGACCCAACGTGACTTATTTGATATGTATAGAATCGGTTTCGGtggtttgtttgaatttgttatcCGCCGTTGGTCGGTTTAAGTCACTGTAAGTGACCgtaaatgaacttcaaaaaccAAATTATTCGAGTCGTTTTGTCGCAATTAGTATGCACAAATTTCAACTGTCAAGGGTCAGTTGGAAATAATTTTAAGGGATCAAAAGCAATTGATAGCTTGATAAATTGGAGTTATCATCGGAGAAAGAATATGTCTGACAAGTATCGCATGAACGGATAGAAAAGATTGGCAAGATAATTTTATGGCTTTATGGCAGATTAAAAAACTGCTTTCCTCAGAATTGATAGAGCACCTGGCCATTAAGATGCTTAatctatgttgaaaagaaatttgaaaaattcctgCAATCTACTGTTggtagaatttaattttaattgatcaaATCGATGCCAAATGTATGattaaagacaaaaaagactaaactagaaaaaaaattaaaaaaatagcgtaaaataaaatattttaatttgaattttttttttgtgattagtgccttttttgacattgttgtcttttttgttaattttgttatttttgtcataaacgACAATTTTCGTCATTAAGGTGGTTTCAGATTTTTGtggtcatttctgtcatttttgtaatttttgtcattttgacatttttgtcattttgacatttttgtcatttttgtcatttttgtcatttttgtcatttttgtcatttttatcatttttttcatttttttcatttttgtcatttctgacattttcgtcatttttgtaatttttgtaatttttgtaatttttgtaatttttgtaatttttgtaatttttgtaatttttgtaatttttgtaatttttgtaatttttgtaatttttgtaatttttgtaatttttgtaatttttgtaatttttgtaatttttgtaatttttgtaatttttgtaatttttgtaatttttgtaatttttgtaatttttgtaatttttgtaatttttgtaatttttgtaatttttgtaatttttgtaatttttgtaatttttgtaatttttgtaatttttgtaatttttgtaatttttgtaatttttgtaatttttgtaatttttgtaatttttgtaatttttgtaatttttgtaatttttgtaatttttgtaatttttgtaatttttgtaatttttgtaatttttgtaatttttgtaatttttgtaatttttgtaatttttgtaatttttgtaatttttgtaatttttgtaatttttgtaatttttgtaatttttgtaatttttgtaatttttgtaatttttgtaatttttgtaatttttgtattttttgtaatttttgtaatttttgtaatttttgtaatttttgtaatttttgtaatttttgtaattttgtaatttttgtaatttttgtaatttttgtaatttttgtaatttttgtaatttttgtaatttttgtaatttttgtaatttttgtaatttttgtaatttttgtaattcttgtaatttttgtaatttttgtaatttttgtaatttttgtaatttttgtaatttttgtaatttttgtaatttttgtaatttttgtaatttttgtaatttttgtatttttgtaatttttgtaatttttgtaatttttgtaatttttgtaatttttgtaatttttgtaatttttgtaatttttgtaatttttgtaatttttgtaatttttgtaatttttgtaatttttgtaatttttgtaatttttgtaatttttgtaatttttgtaatttttgtaatttttgtaatttttgtaatttttgtaatttttgtaatttttgtaatttttgtaatttttgtaatttttgtaatttttgtaatttttgtaatttttgtaatttttgtaatttttgtaatttttgtaatttttgtaatttttgtaatttttgtaatttttgtaatttttgtaatttttgtaatttttgtaatttttgtaatttttgtaatttttgtaatttttgtaatttttgtaatttttgtaatttttgtaatttttgtaatttttgtaatttttgtaatttttgtaatttttgtaatttttgtaatttttgtaatttttgtaatttttgtaatttttgtaatttttgtaatttttgtaatttttgtaatttttgtaatttttgtaatttttgtaatttttgtaatttttgtaatttttgtaatttttgtaatttttgtaatttttgtaatttttgtagtttttgtaatatttgtattttttgtaatttttataatttttgtaacttttgtaatttttgtaatttttgtaatttttgtaatttttgtaatttttgtaatttttgtaatttttgtaatttttgtaatttttgtaatttttgtaatttttgtaatttttgtaatttttgtaatttttgtaatttttgtaatttttgtaatttttgtagtttttgtaatttttgtaatttttgtaatttttgtaatttttgtaatttttgtaatttttgtaatttttgtaatttttgtaatttttgtaatttttgtaatttttgtaatttttgtaatttttgtaatttttgtaatttttgtaatttttgtaatttttgtaatttttgtaatttttgtaatttttgtaatttttgtaatttttgtaatttttgtaatttttgtaattttgtaatttttgtaatttttgtaatttttgtaatttttgtaatttttgtaatttttgtaatttttgtaatttttgtaatttttgtaatttttgtaatttttgtaatttttgtaatttttgtaatttttataatttttgtaatttttgtaatttttgtaatttttgtaatttttgtaatttttgtaatttttgtaatttttgtaatttttgtaatttttgaaatttttgtaatttttgtaattttcgtaatttttgtaatttttgtaatttttgtaatttttgtaatttttgtaatttttgtaatttttgtaatttttgtaatttttgtagtttttgtaatttttgtaatttgataaaaatgacaaaaatgacaaaaatgacaaaaatgacaaaaatgacaaaaatgacaaacatgacaaaaatgacaaaaatgacaaaaatgacaaaaatgccaaaaatgacaaaaatgccaaaaatgacaaaaatgataaaaatgacaaaatgacaaaaatcacaaaaatgacaaaaaacacaaaaatgacaaaaatgacaaaaatcacaaaaatgacaaaaatgacaaaaatgacaaaaatgacaaaaatgacaaaaatgacaaaaatgacaaaaatgacaaaaatgacaaaaatgacaaaaatgacaaaaatgacaaaaatgacaaaaatgacaaaaatgacaaaaatgacaaaaatgacaaaaatgacaaaaatgacaaaaatgacaaaaatgacaaaaatgacaaaaatgacaaaaatgacaaaaatgacaaaaatgacaaaaatgacaaaaatgacaaaaatgacaaaaatgacaaaaatgacaaaaatgacaaaaatgacaaaaatgacaaaaatgacaaaaatgacaaaaatgacaaaaatgacaaaaatgacaaaaatgacaaaaatgacaaaaatgacaaaaatgacaaaaatgacaaaaatgacaaaaatgacaaaaatgacaaaaatgacaaaaatgacaaaaatgacaaaaatgacaaaaatgacaaaaatgacaaaaatgacaaaaatgacaaaaatgacaaaaatgatacaactgacaaaaatgacaaaaatgacaaaaatgacaaaaatgacaaaaatgacaaaaatgacaaaaatgacaaaaatgacaaaaatgacaaaaatgacaaaaatgacaaaaatgacaaaaatgacaaaaatgacaaaaatgacaaaaatgacaaaaagacaaaaatgacaaaaatgacaaaaatgacaaaaatgacaaaaatgacaaaaatgacaaaaatgacaaaaatgacaaaaatgacaaaaatgacaaaaatgacaaaaatgacaaaaatgacaaaaatgacaaaaatgacaaaaatgacaaacatgacaaaaatgacaaaaatgacaaaaatgacaaaaatgacaaaaatgacaaaaatgaaaaaaaggcaaaaatgacaaaaatgacaaaaatgacaaaaatgacaaaaatgacaaaaatgacaaaaatgacaaaaataacaaaaatgacaaaaatgacaaaaatgacaaaaatgacaaaaatgacaaaaatgacaaaaatgacaaaaatgacaaaaatgacaaaaatgacaaaaatgacaaaaatgacaaaaatgacaaaaatgacaaaaatgacaaaaatgacaaaaatgacaaaaatgacaaaaatgacaaaaatgacaaaaatgacaaaaatgacaaaaatgacaaaaatgacaaaaatgacaaaaatgacaaaaatgacaaaaatgacaaaaatgacaaaaatgacaaaaatgacaaaaatgacaaaaatgacaaaaatgacaaaaatgacaaaaagacaaaaattacaaaaatgacaaaaatgacaaaaatgacaaaaatgacaaaaatgacaaaaatgacaaaaatgacaaaaatgacaaaaatgacaaaaatgacaaaaatgacaaaaatgacaaaaatgacaaaaatgacaaaaatgacaaaaatgacaaaaatgacaaaaatgacaaaaatgacaaaaatgacaaaaatgacaaaaatgacaaaaatgacaaaaatgacaaaaatgacaaaaatgacaaaaatgacaaaaatgacaaaaatgacaaaaatgacaaaaatgacaaaaatgacaaaaatgacaaaaatgacaaaaatgacaaaaataacaaaaatgacaaaaatgacaaaaatgacaaaaatgacaaaaatgacaaaaatgacaaaaatgacaaaaatgacaaaaatgacaaaaatgacaaaaatgacaaaaatgacaaaaatgacaaaaatgacaaaaatgacaaaaatgacaaaaatgacaaaaatgacaaaaatgacaaaaatgacaaaaatgacaaaaatgacaaaaatgacaaaaatgacaaaaatgacaaaaatgacaaaaaagacaaataagacaaaaatgataaaaatgacaaaaatgacaaaaattacaaaaatgacaaaaatgataaaaatggcaagaattacaaaaattacaaaaatgacagaaattacaaaaattagaaaaattacaaaattgacaaaaatgaaaaaattgacaaaataacaaaaatgacaaaaatgacaaaattgacaaaatggcaaaaatggcaaaaccgacaaaaacgacaaatacgacaaaaatgacaaaaatgacaaaatgacaaaatgacaaaaataacaaaaatgaaaacattgacaaaatttcaaaaatggctaaaacgacaaaaatgacaaaaatgac
It includes:
- the LOC129743159 gene encoding putative fatty acyl-CoA reductase CG5065, which codes for MAIEESIPDVFAGADIFITGGSGFMGKVLIEKLLRSCPDVGKLFVLLRPRRGKPASERIADLVQIPLFDKLRETFPENLDKIVPINGDCSELGLGMDQKSLESIGNVQFVFHTAASVRFDDPIVSAIKLNTRGTREVLELCKTLKHLKAIVHVSTTYSNPEVMDVEERIYPPKMDWRKAIEVAENIDEQILESLALKMSSFSPNTYTFTKGLAEQICLEYGQQLPLVIFRPSVVTNSESEPIPGWIDNFNGPVSMLVGSGMGVVRAGFITPENRLNCIPVDVCIKAILVAAWKRSREPFDGGHVPIYNCAAERYKTVPYKYIVTDGKNLYEKNPLVRTVWYPGGVAFSNIYVFHFFFMILQLFPAVLVDIVLKISGKTMLATRLSRKMFYTQIALEYFIKNDWTFKTKNFRNLYHDLLECDRESFSTKYLNIPLSEYYIRCILGGRRYLFKETDDSLPKARRKIKRLKFIDLAAKWITLGSLLMVLYSRYC